In the genome of Pirellulales bacterium, one region contains:
- the panC gene encoding pantoate--beta-alanine ligase: MQVITSKHELRQAVQAARRAGRAIGLVPTMGALHAGHISLADAARRAGDYVVATIFVNPTQFGPNEDFQRYPRPLDADLAALRAAQVDLVFTPDTSEVYGPRHATFVEVGGVSGPLEGRCRPGHFRGVATIVLKLFNMSFPDRAYFGQKDYQQTLVVRRMVADLDLPIEICVCPTVREADGLAMSSRNVYLGADERRQATMLYRGLRRACELVAGGERDAAPLRAAMEACFREAAGMKLEYLEIVDPESLSPVAVVDRPALAVVAAHAGGTRLIDNEFLHPEPRI; encoded by the coding sequence TTGCAAGTCATAACGTCGAAACACGAACTTCGCCAGGCGGTGCAAGCGGCCCGCCGCGCCGGACGCGCCATCGGTCTGGTGCCGACGATGGGCGCGTTGCACGCCGGACACATCAGTTTGGCCGACGCCGCGCGCCGGGCGGGTGATTACGTCGTGGCCACGATCTTCGTCAATCCGACCCAATTCGGGCCAAACGAAGATTTTCAGCGCTATCCTCGTCCGCTCGACGCCGACCTGGCGGCGCTGAGGGCCGCCCAAGTCGACCTCGTATTTACGCCCGACACGAGCGAAGTTTATGGTCCGCGACACGCCACGTTCGTCGAAGTGGGCGGCGTGAGCGGGCCGCTCGAAGGTCGATGCCGGCCCGGACATTTCCGCGGCGTGGCCACCATCGTGCTCAAATTGTTCAACATGAGCTTTCCGGACCGGGCCTATTTCGGACAAAAGGACTATCAGCAAACGTTAGTCGTGCGACGGATGGTCGCCGATCTCGACTTGCCGATCGAAATCTGTGTTTGCCCGACCGTCCGCGAGGCCGACGGGCTGGCGATGAGCAGCCGCAATGTTTACTTAGGCGCCGACGAGCGGCGCCAGGCGACCATGTTGTATCGCGGCTTGCGGCGAGCGTGCGAGTTGGTTGCCGGCGGCGAGCGGGACGCGGCACCGCTACGTGCCGCGATGGAAGCCTGTTTCCGCGAAGCGGCGGGCATGAAGTTGGAATACCTGGAGATCGTCGATCCGGAGTCGTTGAGTCCCGTGGCGGTCGTCGATCGTCCGGCGTTGGCCGTGGTCGCCGCGCACGCGGGCGGCACGAGGCTGATCGACAATGAGTTCTTGCATCCCGAGCCGCGAATATAA
- the folK gene encoding 2-amino-4-hydroxy-6-hydroxymethyldihydropteridine diphosphokinase — protein MARALIALGSNLGDRKAALEAAVAVLGALAETRFLAASSWMESSHVGGPPQPDYLNGAALIETSLGPFDLLDRLQQIERAAGRVRTVYWGPRTLDLDLLLYDDAVVETDRLRLPHPRLAFRRFVLLPAAEIAPTMLHPVFFTTIAALLRNWELTKPYLALLGPPACGKTRLASEIAARTGCRLLPDPVAAGVDSAGPELAREIEFLACRSHALARQTWPDVNGWTVSDFWLAQSLAWWAAEHAEGDMPQIEDAYRGYCSQAVPARFVVAINLDGATADVAKDEFGERLRKAMRGLAGRGGLPPVLWLSTRDWEKAVVEVLAVLAG, from the coding sequence ATGGCTCGCGCGCTGATTGCACTTGGTTCCAACCTGGGCGATCGCAAGGCCGCGCTTGAGGCCGCGGTCGCCGTCCTCGGAGCGCTCGCCGAGACGCGGTTCTTGGCCGCCAGCTCGTGGATGGAATCGTCGCACGTCGGAGGTCCGCCGCAGCCCGACTATCTTAACGGGGCCGCGCTGATCGAAACCTCGCTCGGCCCATTCGATTTGCTCGATCGGCTGCAACAGATCGAGCGTGCGGCCGGCCGCGTTCGCACCGTCTATTGGGGACCGCGCACCCTCGACCTCGATCTGTTGCTCTATGACGACGCCGTCGTCGAGACCGACCGTTTGCGATTGCCGCACCCACGGCTGGCGTTTCGTCGCTTCGTGTTGCTGCCCGCCGCCGAAATTGCCCCGACCATGCTTCACCCGGTTTTCTTTACGACCATCGCCGCGCTGCTGCGGAATTGGGAGTTGACGAAGCCCTACCTGGCTCTGCTGGGCCCGCCGGCATGCGGTAAAACGCGGCTGGCAAGCGAAATCGCCGCCCGGACCGGCTGCCGGCTATTGCCCGACCCGGTAGCCGCGGGTGTCGATTCCGCTGGCCCTGAACTAGCGCGGGAGATAGAATTCCTCGCTTGTCGATCGCACGCGCTTGCCCGGCAAACATGGCCCGACGTCAACGGCTGGACCGTGAGCGATTTTTGGCTGGCGCAATCGCTGGCCTGGTGGGCGGCGGAACATGCCGAGGGGGATATGCCCCAAATCGAAGACGCATATCGGGGATATTGCTCGCAGGCGGTGCCGGCCCGGTTCGTCGTGGCGATCAACCTGGACGGCGCGACCGCCGATGTGGCCAAGGATGAGTTTGGCGAGCGGTTGCGCAAGGCAATGCGCGGCCTCGCCGGCCGTGGCGGATTGCCGCCCGTCTTATGGCTATCGACGCGAGACTGGGAAAAGGCCGTGGTCGAGGTTCTCGCGGTTCTGGCTGGATAA
- a CDS encoding cupin domain-containing protein: protein MDIVNINETSAFTTLDGSEIRELLAHRNSAIRQQSLAEARLPPGGSTTPHYHVKTEEIYYILSGKASMRLGDETREVGPGDAIAIPPGLVHNISNTGRAPLKFLCCCAPAYEHDDTVLVDQIA from the coding sequence ATGGACATCGTCAACATCAACGAGACCTCCGCCTTCACCACGCTCGACGGCTCAGAAATCCGCGAGCTTTTGGCGCACCGCAATTCGGCCATTCGGCAGCAGAGTCTGGCGGAAGCCCGCTTGCCGCCCGGCGGCAGCACGACGCCGCACTACCACGTGAAGACCGAAGAGATCTATTACATTCTCAGCGGCAAAGCCTCGATGCGGCTGGGCGATGAAACGCGCGAGGTCGGCCCTGGCGACGCGATCGCGATTCCGCCGGGCCTCGTACACAACATCAGCAACACCGGCCGGGCGCCGCTGAAGTTTCTCTGCTGCTGCGCGCCGGCCTACGAGCACGACGACACTGTGCTCGTCGATCAGATCGCCTGA
- a CDS encoding isoaspartyl peptidase/L-asparaginase, whose product MSGRVLKLAATLMALSSNPAAEALFADSDPAATDVALAIHGGIAAERNEVSQEQARLIRAALEESLRAGRKRLAEENATSLDAVETAIRVLEDSPLFNAGKGAVFTYEGRNELDASIMEGKTKRAGAVAGVTIVKNPVSAARAVMEKSPHVLLIGRGAEVFAAKSGLEIVDPGYFWTLPRWKQIERRWRAAKSSPEKQSAVGPKPPAADGGRRQWGTVGAVSLDGKGNLAAGTSTGGTTAKMFGRVGDSPIIGAGTYADNEGCAVSCTGHGEYFIRFAVAHEINVLIKYKGLKVEDALEQVINRTLKDAGGDGGAIALDARGRYSSANNTDGMYRGWITRDGKVETRLWEN is encoded by the coding sequence ATGAGCGGGCGCGTTTTGAAACTGGCTGCGACGCTCATGGCGCTCTCGTCGAATCCGGCCGCCGAGGCTTTATTTGCCGACAGCGACCCCGCCGCGACCGATGTGGCGCTGGCCATCCACGGCGGAATTGCGGCCGAGCGGAACGAGGTCAGCCAGGAACAGGCCCGGCTGATCCGCGCCGCGCTGGAAGAGTCGCTGCGCGCGGGACGGAAGCGGCTGGCGGAAGAGAATGCCACCAGCCTCGACGCCGTCGAAACCGCCATCCGCGTGCTCGAAGACTCGCCGCTGTTCAACGCCGGCAAGGGAGCGGTGTTTACCTACGAAGGCCGCAACGAGCTCGACGCTTCGATCATGGAGGGAAAAACGAAGCGGGCCGGAGCGGTGGCCGGTGTGACGATCGTCAAAAACCCGGTCTCCGCGGCGCGGGCCGTGATGGAGAAGTCGCCGCACGTGCTGTTGATCGGGCGCGGGGCGGAAGTGTTCGCCGCCAAATCGGGACTCGAAATCGTCGATCCCGGCTATTTCTGGACCCTGCCGCGCTGGAAACAGATCGAGCGCCGCTGGCGAGCGGCCAAGTCGTCGCCCGAAAAGCAGTCGGCCGTCGGGCCGAAGCCGCCCGCGGCCGACGGCGGCCGGCGGCAGTGGGGCACGGTGGGCGCCGTGTCGCTGGATGGCAAGGGCAATCTGGCGGCGGGCACCTCGACGGGCGGCACGACGGCCAAAATGTTCGGCCGCGTCGGCGACTCGCCGATCATCGGCGCCGGCACCTACGCCGACAACGAGGGCTGTGCCGTCTCTTGCACCGGGCACGGCGAATACTTCATCCGCTTCGCGGTCGCGCACGAAATCAACGTGCTGATCAAGTACAAGGGCCTGAAGGTCGAAGACGCGCTCGAGCAGGTGATTAACCGCACGCTGAAGGACGCCGGCGGCGACGGCGGAGCGATCGCGCTCGATGCTCGCGGCCGCTATTCGTCGGCCAACAACACCGACGGCATGTATCGCGGCTGGATCACCCGCGACGGCAAGGTCGAGACGCGGCTGTGGGAGAATTGA
- a CDS encoding carboxypeptidase regulatory-like domain-containing protein: MQTSVWRTFACAVVSIALLGCGGKSAGTYPVKGVVTFKGQPLADAVVSFYPAQGRPAAGMTNAQGEFWLSTFQSKDGALPGSYNVGITEPTDIPPEGDYSIPEPKPPRFPAKYTDPKQSELTAEVKPGSENNFTFDLKE, encoded by the coding sequence ATGCAAACCTCTGTTTGGCGGACATTTGCCTGCGCCGTCGTCTCCATCGCGCTGCTCGGCTGCGGTGGCAAGAGCGCCGGTACTTATCCGGTCAAGGGAGTCGTCACGTTCAAAGGCCAGCCGTTAGCAGACGCCGTGGTCAGCTTTTATCCGGCCCAAGGGCGCCCGGCCGCGGGAATGACCAATGCCCAGGGAGAGTTCTGGCTGTCCACGTTCCAGTCTAAAGACGGCGCACTTCCGGGCAGTTATAACGTGGGGATTACCGAACCGACCGATATACCGCCCGAAGGAGACTATTCCATTCCGGAGCCGAAGCCGCCTCGCTTTCCGGCCAAGTACACCGACCCCAAGCAATCGGAATTGACGGCCGAAGTCAAACCCGGCTCGGAAAACAATTTCACGTTCGACCTGAAAGAATGA
- a CDS encoding DUF1559 domain-containing protein produces the protein MTNRARRVIDSISVVCAGMPPGATSAVSFIGSFPGSVLMRSPSSRRAITGFTLVELLVVIAIIGILIALLLPAVQAAREAARRSQCVDNLKQLSLGCLNYNDVMKKFPQCYLGNQPPSVGGHSGTCTGRSWMFAILPYIEQAPLQNLTSYYLPLGGNFGVPVNVNTGVAKTVVPVFLCPSDQNQDGIMGSRSDSGTPPADGATWAVTNYKGCAGSNWAWGDAICRYIFPKGGYWPNSNNGLEQGNGMMWRNWNNQANQAMCWVPISNVQDGTSNTFLLGEAIPRWTLWAWWWNSNATTATCGIPLNYKSLAIQASPDTVTLESRWGDWPNNYSFMSRHPMGANFAMVDGHVSFINETIDLYLYRYLGNRGDEVAITAP, from the coding sequence TTGACGAACCGCGCCAGGCGCGTCATAGATAGCATCAGTGTCGTATGCGCCGGCATGCCACCGGGAGCAACCAGCGCGGTTTCTTTCATCGGTTCTTTTCCAGGAAGCGTTCTCATGCGATCACCCTCATCGCGCCGGGCTATCACCGGCTTCACCTTGGTTGAACTGCTCGTCGTCATCGCTATCATCGGCATTTTGATCGCTCTCTTGCTGCCGGCCGTTCAGGCGGCGCGCGAAGCTGCGCGGCGCTCGCAGTGCGTCGACAACCTGAAGCAACTCTCGCTGGGCTGCTTGAACTACAACGACGTCATGAAAAAGTTTCCGCAGTGCTACCTCGGCAATCAGCCGCCCAGCGTCGGCGGCCATTCGGGCACATGCACGGGCCGTAGTTGGATGTTCGCCATCCTGCCATATATCGAGCAGGCCCCACTGCAAAACCTCACGAGTTATTACCTGCCCTTGGGTGGCAACTTCGGGGTTCCTGTCAACGTGAATACCGGCGTTGCAAAAACAGTCGTCCCGGTTTTCTTGTGCCCGTCAGACCAAAACCAAGACGGTATCATGGGCAGCCGATCTGATTCCGGCACCCCACCGGCGGACGGAGCTACGTGGGCGGTCACCAATTACAAGGGCTGTGCGGGCAGCAACTGGGCTTGGGGCGATGCGATTTGCCGGTACATCTTTCCCAAGGGCGGCTATTGGCCGAACAGCAACAACGGTCTCGAACAAGGCAATGGAATGATGTGGCGAAATTGGAACAATCAAGCCAATCAAGCCATGTGTTGGGTGCCCATCTCCAACGTACAGGACGGCACGTCGAACACCTTCCTTCTGGGCGAAGCCATTCCTCGCTGGACCCTGTGGGCGTGGTGGTGGAACTCCAACGCCACCACGGCCACCTGTGGAATTCCCTTAAACTATAAATCGCTCGCCATTCAGGCCAGTCCCGACACGGTCACGCTCGAATCACGCTGGGGAGACTGGCCTAACAATTATTCTTTCATGAGCCGGCATCCCATGGGCGCCAATTTCGCCATGGTCGACGGCCATGTTAGCTTTATCAACGAAACCATCGATCTCTACCTCTACCGCTATTTGGGCAATCGCGGCGATGAAGTCGCGATCACCGCGCCGTGA